Proteins from a genomic interval of Aerosakkonema funiforme FACHB-1375:
- the aroH gene encoding chorismate mutase, with product MEWRVKAIRGATTASENSVEAIREAVTELLDELEKRNHLDPNDIISAIFSATRDLDAIFPAAIARRRPGWENVPLLDVQQMHVPGDLDRCIRFLIHVNLPYPHVKIYHPYLRKAQNLRPDWSLPASTLSL from the coding sequence GTGGAGTGGCGAGTTAAAGCAATTCGTGGGGCAACCACTGCCTCGGAAAATTCGGTTGAGGCAATTCGAGAAGCAGTCACAGAACTGCTAGACGAACTGGAAAAGCGCAATCATTTAGACCCCAACGATATCATAAGTGCGATTTTCTCTGCCACCCGCGATTTGGATGCGATTTTCCCGGCGGCGATCGCTCGTCGCCGTCCCGGTTGGGAAAACGTTCCTCTGTTAGATGTCCAGCAGATGCACGTTCCGGGAGACTTAGACCGCTGCATTCGCTTCCTCATCCACGTTAATCTTCCATATCCTCACGTCAAAATTTACCATCCCTATTTGCGGAAAGCCCAAAACCTCAGACCTGATTGGAGTTTACCCGCAAGTACGCTGTCGCTTTAG
- the ftsH2 gene encoding ATP-dependent zinc metalloprotease FtsH2, translating to MKFSWRVVLLWTLPALVIGFFLWQGAFATSAIDASRNTASTRMTYGRFLDYLDSGRVTSVDLYEGGRTAIVEGIDPQPELSNQLQRWRVDLPANAPELISKFKEEKVSFAIHPIRNDGAIWGLLGNLVFPILLIAGLFFLFRRSSNIPGGPGQAMSFGKSRARFMMEAKTGVKFDDVAGIEEAKEELQEIVTFLKQPERFSAVGARIPKGVLLVGPPGTGKTLLAKAIAGEAGVPFFSISGSEFVEMFVGVGASRVRDLFKKAKENAPCLIFIDEIDAVGRMRGTGIGGGNDEREQTLNQLLTEMDGFEGNSGIIIIAATNRPDVLDAALLRPGRFDRQVTVDTPDINGRLEILKVHARNKKLAEEISLDAIARRTPGFSGADLANLLNEAAILTARRRKEAITMLEINDAVDRVVAGMEGTPLVDSKTKRLIAYHEIGHAIVGTLLKDHDPVQKVTLIPRGQARGLTWFAPNEEQGLVSRGQLKARITAALGGRAAEDVIFGDAEVTTGAGGDLQQVAGMARQMVTRFGMSDLGPLSLESQSSEVFLGRDLMTRSEYSEEIASRVDTQVRKIVEHCYEDAKRMIRENRTAIDRVVDLLVEKETIEGEEFRQIVAEYTVLPEKEQYVAQF from the coding sequence ATGAAATTTTCTTGGAGAGTCGTATTACTGTGGACGTTGCCTGCTTTAGTCATTGGTTTTTTCCTGTGGCAAGGAGCATTTGCAACATCTGCCATCGACGCCAGCAGAAACACCGCCAGTACCCGCATGACCTACGGTCGCTTTTTGGATTACCTGGATAGCGGTCGAGTTACCAGTGTCGATTTATACGAAGGTGGCAGAACCGCAATTGTCGAAGGTATCGATCCGCAACCGGAACTGAGCAATCAACTGCAACGGTGGCGAGTCGATTTACCTGCAAACGCCCCGGAACTGATTTCCAAGTTTAAAGAAGAAAAAGTTAGCTTTGCCATCCATCCGATTCGCAACGATGGCGCAATTTGGGGATTATTAGGTAATCTCGTTTTTCCAATACTTTTAATAGCAGGATTGTTTTTCCTCTTCCGTCGCTCTAGCAACATTCCCGGTGGCCCCGGACAAGCGATGAGTTTTGGCAAATCCCGCGCTCGCTTCATGATGGAAGCTAAAACTGGTGTCAAATTTGACGATGTGGCCGGGATCGAAGAAGCTAAAGAAGAACTGCAAGAAATCGTCACTTTCTTGAAACAACCGGAACGTTTCAGCGCTGTAGGAGCTCGCATTCCCAAAGGGGTGTTGCTGGTTGGCCCTCCCGGAACTGGTAAAACTTTGCTGGCCAAAGCAATTGCCGGTGAAGCAGGCGTTCCTTTCTTCAGTATCTCCGGTTCGGAATTCGTTGAAATGTTTGTCGGTGTGGGCGCTTCCCGCGTGCGCGACTTGTTCAAAAAAGCAAAGGAAAACGCCCCCTGTCTGATCTTCATCGATGAAATTGATGCGGTCGGACGGATGCGCGGTACTGGTATCGGCGGCGGTAACGACGAACGGGAACAAACTCTCAACCAGCTGCTGACGGAAATGGATGGTTTTGAAGGTAACAGCGGTATCATTATCATCGCGGCTACTAACCGTCCTGATGTTCTCGACGCGGCTTTGTTGCGTCCGGGACGCTTTGACAGGCAGGTGACAGTTGATACACCGGATATTAATGGCCGGTTGGAAATTCTCAAAGTCCACGCCCGTAATAAGAAATTAGCAGAAGAAATTTCTTTGGATGCGATCGCTCGTCGCACTCCCGGATTTAGCGGTGCGGATTTGGCGAATTTGCTCAACGAAGCGGCAATTCTGACTGCACGTCGCCGCAAAGAAGCAATTACTATGCTGGAAATCAACGATGCGGTTGACCGGGTTGTGGCCGGGATGGAAGGTACGCCTTTGGTGGATAGCAAGACGAAGCGTTTGATTGCTTATCACGAAATCGGTCACGCGATCGTCGGTACGCTGCTCAAAGACCACGACCCGGTACAAAAAGTTACCTTGATTCCTCGCGGTCAAGCTCGCGGTTTGACTTGGTTCGCTCCTAACGAAGAGCAAGGTTTGGTTTCCAGAGGCCAACTGAAAGCACGCATTACTGCTGCTTTGGGCGGTCGTGCGGCAGAAGACGTGATCTTCGGCGATGCTGAGGTGACTACTGGTGCTGGTGGCGACTTGCAACAAGTTGCGGGGATGGCGCGGCAAATGGTGACGCGCTTCGGGATGTCGGACTTAGGCCCGCTGTCGTTGGAAAGTCAAAGCAGCGAGGTGTTTCTGGGTCGGGACTTGATGACGCGATCGGAGTATTCTGAAGAAATTGCATCTCGTGTTGATACTCAGGTACGCAAGATTGTGGAGCATTGTTACGAGGATGCGAAGCGGATGATTCGCGAGAATCGGACTGCGATCGATCGAGTGGTGGATCTTTTGGTGGAAAAAGAAACGATCGAGGGTGAAGAGTTTCGGCAGATCGTTGCTGAGTACACTGTTCTACCGGAGAAGGAACAGTACGTAGCTCAATTTTAA
- a CDS encoding DUF6464 family protein — MRKAEARARERLRIAMDRAALAPLVISPPPAELEYIGDTSCKFNARSPYLRCTVNPLGPCQDCPHYQPR; from the coding sequence ATGCGTAAAGCAGAGGCGCGAGCGCGAGAAAGGCTGAGAATTGCGATGGATAGAGCTGCCCTTGCACCCCTGGTTATATCGCCGCCACCTGCTGAACTCGAATACATTGGTGACACCAGCTGTAAATTTAATGCTCGTTCGCCCTACCTGCGTTGTACAGTCAATCCGTTAGGGCCATGTCAAGATTGTCCCCACTATCAACCGCGATAG
- a CDS encoding RNA recognition motif domain-containing protein, translated as MSIYVGNLSYEVTQEDISEVFAEYGTVKRVQLPTDRETGRVRGFAFVEMEAESQEAAAIDALDGAEWMGRNLKVNKAKPREDRGGGRGGDRRGGNGGGKFSSRRY; from the coding sequence ATGTCAATCTACGTTGGCAATTTATCCTACGAAGTTACACAAGAAGACATCAGCGAAGTTTTCGCTGAATATGGTACTGTGAAGCGCGTTCAGCTTCCTACTGACCGCGAAACGGGTCGCGTGCGCGGCTTTGCTTTTGTGGAAATGGAAGCAGAATCTCAAGAAGCTGCTGCCATCGATGCCCTTGACGGTGCTGAGTGGATGGGTCGCAACCTGAAGGTTAATAAGGCCAAACCCCGTGAGGATAGGGGCGGCGGTCGCGGTGGAGATCGCCGAGGCGGTAATGGTGGTGGGAAATTCTCTTCTCGCCGCTATTAA